From Cohaesibacter gelatinilyticus, the proteins below share one genomic window:
- a CDS encoding HAD family hydrolase, producing the protein MSLKAVIWDFDGTIADSNQKNYAITKELFCQGMGLDISLIAALSSYDDYTTALNRYSNWRSLYAEGFGIASERIDEAGDLWHDYQVKMQVRTPVFPGLRSVFDRIHPVPQAIVSQNSKDNIQNCLIDEQCDHYFSKIIGYQDVPYSAQKPDPTGLVLAIKELLGSGMGEDGIVIYVGDHATDLETAQNAQEWAQSEQLSLKVHGFRVGFERTADKDAAHCTEPAQLEQLIAECAGL; encoded by the coding sequence ATGAGTTTGAAAGCCGTTATTTGGGACTTCGATGGAACGATTGCAGACAGCAATCAGAAAAATTATGCGATCACCAAGGAGCTGTTCTGTCAGGGCATGGGGCTGGATATCAGTCTGATCGCTGCACTGAGTAGCTATGATGATTATACGACGGCTCTCAATCGCTATAGTAACTGGCGCAGTCTCTATGCAGAAGGCTTTGGCATTGCCAGCGAGCGGATCGATGAGGCGGGTGATCTCTGGCACGACTATCAGGTGAAGATGCAGGTGCGCACGCCGGTCTTTCCCGGTCTGAGATCCGTCTTTGACAGAATACATCCCGTTCCGCAGGCCATCGTCTCTCAGAATTCAAAAGACAATATCCAGAACTGCCTCATTGATGAGCAATGCGATCATTATTTCTCAAAGATCATTGGCTATCAGGATGTGCCCTATAGCGCGCAGAAGCCGGATCCGACCGGACTGGTTCTTGCCATAAAAGAACTGCTTGGCAGCGGAATGGGGGAGGATGGCATCGTCATCTATGTCGGGGATCATGCAACAGATCTCGAGACCGCGCAAAATGCGCAAGAATGGGCGCAGAGCGAGCAACTCTCCCTCAAGGTGCATGGTTTCAGGGTTGGCTTTGAACGCACGGCCGACAAGGATGCGGCCCATTGCACCGAACCAGCGCAGCTCGAGCAACTGATTGCCGAGTGCGCTGGCCTTTAG
- a CDS encoding TetR/AcrR family transcriptional regulator — MPKIVDKEEMKNKIMDAAMIVYSDVGFHVATMDAIARQSGLGKGTVYLYFKSKETLTIALVDRIFGRMAEDFIGEKPCASLEEFRKQLRATLDISKEHAAFIRVFFEVLGPSFASDAFVKKVAGFFDQLGAHYAEQLTHLQKADALRSDMDAGITGRALVAMMDGLILHKGLFSISTRKHRQMIDASLDLMFVDPKA; from the coding sequence ATGCCCAAGATTGTCGATAAGGAAGAAATGAAAAACAAGATTATGGATGCCGCCATGATTGTCTATTCGGATGTGGGGTTTCATGTCGCGACCATGGATGCCATTGCCCGGCAATCCGGTCTCGGGAAGGGTACGGTCTATCTCTATTTCAAGAGCAAGGAAACCTTGACCATCGCGCTGGTGGATCGGATTTTTGGTAGAATGGCCGAGGACTTCATTGGTGAAAAGCCTTGCGCAAGCCTTGAGGAATTTCGAAAACAATTGCGCGCGACATTGGATATCTCCAAGGAGCATGCAGCTTTCATTCGGGTCTTCTTCGAGGTGCTGGGGCCAAGCTTTGCCTCGGATGCATTCGTGAAAAAGGTGGCTGGCTTCTTTGATCAGCTTGGTGCGCATTATGCCGAGCAGCTTACCCATCTGCAAAAGGCGGATGCGCTTCGATCAGATATGGATGCAGGGATCACCGGGCGTGCATTGGTGGCAATGATGGATGGCCTGATCCTGCATAAGGGCCTGTTTTCCATTTCAACCAGGAAGCACCGACAGATGATCGATGCATCGCTGGACCTGATGTTTGTTGATCCCAAGGCATAG
- a CDS encoding SDR family oxidoreductase, giving the protein MKSILVAGATGYLGRHIVKHYMDKGFHVRALVRDAARAKASGLMASDLFEGEATRPQSLTGLMKDIDLVISALGITRQRDNLSYRDVDFQANDNLLTLALEANVEHFAYVHVLHAKAMKGVPMVDAKQAFAEKLQAAPIRSTLICPSGFFSDMADFYAMSKSGRIWLFGDGSHKLNPIDGKDLAVALADAIAQKKDMSEIGGPDIFSQRDIAELAFAIQSKPTKITYLPDSLRKLALWLLPWVTPKHIHGPALMFLTAFGMDMVGKPHGSKTLTSHFKELAEQDKIASSNGVD; this is encoded by the coding sequence ATGAAATCAATATTGGTTGCAGGTGCCACCGGATATCTGGGGCGCCATATCGTCAAACATTATATGGATAAAGGCTTTCATGTGCGTGCTCTGGTCAGAGACGCAGCACGCGCAAAAGCATCAGGCCTCATGGCGTCGGATCTGTTCGAAGGCGAAGCCACACGCCCGCAAAGCTTGACCGGATTGATGAAGGATATCGACCTTGTCATCTCGGCCCTTGGCATCACCCGCCAACGGGACAATCTCAGCTATCGCGACGTTGATTTTCAGGCAAATGACAACCTGCTGACCCTGGCATTGGAGGCAAATGTCGAACATTTTGCCTATGTCCATGTGCTGCATGCCAAAGCCATGAAGGGCGTACCAATGGTCGACGCCAAGCAGGCCTTTGCCGAAAAACTTCAGGCAGCTCCTATTCGCTCAACCCTGATCTGCCCCAGCGGCTTCTTTTCCGATATGGCCGATTTCTACGCCATGTCCAAGTCTGGTCGCATTTGGTTGTTCGGCGATGGATCACACAAACTGAACCCAATCGACGGCAAAGACCTCGCAGTCGCACTCGCCGATGCCATCGCACAAAAGAAAGACATGAGCGAAATCGGTGGACCTGATATCTTCTCTCAACGCGACATCGCCGAGCTGGCATTCGCCATCCAATCCAAGCCCACCAAAATCACCTATTTGCCCGATAGTTTACGCAAACTGGCTCTATGGCTGCTGCCTTGGGTGACACCCAAACATATCCATGGCCCGGCGCTGATGTTCCTCACCGCATTCGGCATGGATATGGTCGGAAAACCCCATGGTTCCAAAACCCTGACCAGTCATTTCAAGGAACTGGCCGAGCAGGACAAGATTGCCTCTTCTAACGGGGTAGACTAA
- a CDS encoding MFS transporter: MAKSGAQKAPWLMASVLFLAAFMNLLDATIVNLALPEIQHTLNASSAQLQWIMVVYIVSFAAGLLPFGRFGDLFGRDRMFLWGLVVFLISSAACGFASSIELLIAYRVLQGFASAMMVPQVLAIIHATFPAESKGKAIGFYGMISALGAVAGPLVGGFLISANLLDLGWRLIFLINIPLGFVAMIGALFLVPKVRATNRISPDWFGTVLFAFIIIGLIFPLIEGSSYGWPVWMIGLMLCSAGLAVWFVQRQKQLEGQGRVQTLPVNLMADGFFVSGLAAVTAFSAGIAGVFVMMAILLQSGLDYSAAETGLALVPHPASAMVASLLTGRLGPRWFDARIGTGALSLLLGMIWLYSVLSGVGGALNSAALVGPFVLIGTGMGTTIVALFQVTLSRVANSDAGAGSGILQTFQQIGIALSIAVIGQIFFSHLGVDTSQLTYVNAAQTALLLPILIYAVLSALYLYRAVLHRDGVISLPR, from the coding sequence ATGGCGAAATCTGGTGCGCAGAAGGCTCCCTGGCTCATGGCTTCGGTCTTGTTTCTGGCGGCTTTCATGAATTTGCTCGACGCAACCATCGTGAATTTGGCGTTGCCGGAAATTCAACATACGCTGAATGCGAGCTCAGCCCAATTGCAGTGGATCATGGTCGTTTACATTGTGAGCTTTGCGGCAGGGCTGCTCCCCTTTGGACGTTTTGGTGATCTGTTCGGGCGGGATCGCATGTTCCTTTGGGGATTGGTGGTTTTTCTGATCAGCTCAGCTGCGTGCGGCTTTGCCTCAAGCATAGAACTTTTGATTGCCTATCGTGTCTTGCAAGGCTTTGCCTCGGCTATGATGGTGCCGCAAGTGCTGGCGATCATTCATGCGACTTTCCCGGCAGAGAGCAAGGGCAAGGCAATCGGATTCTATGGCATGATCAGTGCGCTTGGTGCTGTGGCTGGGCCACTTGTGGGTGGGTTTTTGATATCAGCCAATTTGCTTGATCTTGGCTGGCGACTGATCTTTCTGATCAATATCCCTCTTGGTTTTGTGGCCATGATTGGAGCATTGTTTCTGGTTCCCAAAGTTCGGGCAACAAACCGTATCTCCCCCGACTGGTTTGGGACTGTTCTCTTCGCATTCATTATCATTGGCCTGATCTTTCCGCTTATCGAGGGAAGTAGCTATGGATGGCCTGTCTGGATGATTGGCTTGATGCTGTGCTCTGCTGGGCTTGCGGTCTGGTTTGTGCAGAGGCAAAAGCAGCTTGAGGGGCAGGGCAGGGTGCAAACCTTGCCAGTCAATCTGATGGCAGATGGTTTTTTTGTCTCTGGACTGGCGGCGGTGACGGCCTTTTCCGCCGGAATTGCGGGTGTCTTTGTCATGATGGCTATTTTATTGCAGTCGGGATTGGATTATTCAGCCGCTGAAACAGGCCTTGCCTTGGTGCCACATCCAGCCAGTGCGATGGTGGCATCCTTGCTGACCGGCAGGCTTGGGCCTCGCTGGTTTGATGCACGTATCGGCACGGGGGCCTTGTCTTTGTTGCTGGGAATGATTTGGCTCTATTCGGTTTTATCCGGCGTAGGGGGTGCCTTGAACAGCGCGGCGTTGGTAGGGCCATTTGTTCTTATCGGGACTGGGATGGGAACCACAATCGTTGCTCTTTTTCAGGTCACCTTGTCCCGTGTTGCCAACAGTGATGCAGGGGCAGGTTCGGGTATTTTGCAGACGTTTCAACAGATCGGCATTGCTTTGAGTATTGCAGTGATCGGGCAGATTTTCTTCTCTCATCTTGGCGTAGATACATCTCAGCTCACCTATGTCAATGCTGCGCAAACCGCGCTGCTGTTGCCGATCCTCATCTATGCCGTGCTCAGTGCGCTCTATCTTTATCGCGCAGTCTTGCACAGGGATGGCGTCATTAGTCTACCCCGTTAG